The DNA window CTCGACATCTTGTCAGCCACTAGGTGTAGTGTTTCGAGCACCGGCAGATCCCAGGACCACCAAGCCAGCCAGGCTCGGTGAACCCCCCGAAATCGGCACCCACAGGTCGTTCGACCTTGACCGCCGCACGACGGGAATCAGGGAGCCTGACGGATCGCTGAACATAGCAAAGACGCAGTCAAAAGTAGTTGCCAGTCCATTGGGTCCCCCTCTTCCGCAAAGGAGCGGCATTCTATGAGCATCACCGTGTACACCAAGCCGGCATGTGTGCAGTGCAGCGCGACCTACAAGGCGCTGGACAAGCAGGGCATCGCCTACGAGAAGGTCGACATCTCGCTGGACGCCGAGGCGCGTGACTACGTGATGGCCCTGGGATACCTGCAGGCACCCGTGGTGGTGGCGGGCAACGACCACTGGTCGGGTTTCCGGCCCGACCGCATCAAGGCGCTGTCCACGGCGGAACTGAGCGCGTAAGGCAAGACGTTAGGTAAGGAGGTTGCGGTGCAGTCGCGCAACCCAGATTGGACGGGTGACGACCCGCTTGGCCCGGCTAGACTTGATGGCGGCGACCGCTTCATCCGGCTACGCCGGACTCGCGATCGCCGCGGCCGCGTTTGCGATCGTCACTGGTCTATTTCTCCTCGGTCTCGGAGAACACCCACCGCTTCGTGGAGCTGGGGATCCCCGCCACGCGGATACCACTGCATGACCGCATCGAGGTAGACCAGCCCTACGTCCTCGTCCTGCCCACCTACGGCGGCGGCCGGGCCACTCCCGACCTCAACGCCGGCGGCTACGTGCCCAAGCAGGTCATCGCCTTTTTGAACAATGAGCACAACCGGTCGTTGATCCGCGGCGTCATCGCCGCGGGCAACAACAACTTCGGCGCCGAATTCGCCTACGCGGGCAACGTGATCTCGCGCAAGTGCGGCGTCCCGTACCTCTACCGCTTCGAACTAATGGGAACCCAGGACGACGTGGATGCCGTCCG is part of the Mycobacterium mantenii genome and encodes:
- a CDS encoding redoxin NrdH is translated as MSITVYTKPACVQCSATYKALDKQGIAYEKVDISLDAEARDYVMALGYLQAPVVVAGNDHWSGFRPDRIKALSTAELSA
- the nrdI gene encoding class Ib ribonucleoside-diphosphate reductase assembly flavoprotein NrdI — translated: MRSSLVYFSSVSENTHRFVELGIPATRIPLHDRIEVDQPYVLVLPTYGGGRATPDLNAGGYVPKQVIAFLNNEHNRSLIRGVIAAGNNNFGAEFAYAGNVISRKCGVPYLYRFELMGTQDDVDAVRAGLADFWKEQTCHQPSLQSL